The sequence ATGAATATATCATACAAGAAGGACATGGGGGTCATTTAAAAGAGTTTGAATCCGTGAATCAAATTCCATTtaaaaggggaaagagagaCTCATCTCTTgctagtgtgtgtgtgtacacaacctttttttatgttaaaataACAAACTGTTGGTACCCAATATAGCAAATCCGGCCTACAAGACAATCGATCAATAAATCGACGTCAATTTATTGATCGATTGTGTTAAGGAGCTGACCGATAGTCaagttgacaaaaaaaaatgacaacctTGTATTAAGGAGTTAACCAGTCAGAATAGCCATCAGGTGGACTGAGCAAACTAACTGAATATGGTCAGATGACTGATCGTGACATTTTACGGTCAGCTGACTGATTGTGACTTTTTACGGTCATCTGACTGATTTCAACCTTTTACGGTCAGCATTTCGGGTTTTTATGGTCAGTTGACCGAGTCCAAATTTTCGATCAACTGACCGAGTCCAGCTTTTCAGTCAGCTGACCGAGTCTGACTTAAGTGATTAAGGCAGTTATAACCAATTAACTACCCACTAAGGACATTATGGTCAGCTGACCAAGTCTGGCTTAAGTGGTTTAGGTAGTTATAACCAATTAACTGTCCCACTAAAGACGTGATTAAACATGAGTTCCTGCAGTAACGAAACTGCGAAAAGAGGAGGATCTTTCAAATAAATCTATAAAATGGACTATGGTGGAAGAAGGGGGACAcacaacaaatcaaacaaactCAAACATCAAGTCTtatctcatcttttttttttatctttcatgttttagattagcattttttttcaaaatcatgtACTTCCTTCAAGTCATCTACTTTAGTTCATAGTGTAATGGTCACGTCTCTAATATGTTTATCATCAACAGAGATGCAGATCATGATTCTGGTATGTTTAATATCAACAGAGACATCAAATCTTGTTTCTGGTATGTTCAACATCAGTAGAGAACAACTGGTCATATTTCTGGTAAATTGAATATCAATAAAAGGCAAGATTACACTTTCCCTTTGTCTCTATGTTACTATCAtttgtcttcatcttttttAATCCTTGGATCATGTTttaaagaatataaaaaatCCCTGAAGTTGATTGGGGTAAGAGGAGAGCCCAAGTCACTTGATTGAAGTCAGATCTAATATTGAATTCGGTCAATAAGGATTTTGGCACACATGTGCACACACCTGTATGGTCAGCTGACTGTGATGTAGGAGAGGATTTTGTTGCCAAACACAAACCAAATCTAGTTCTTAGAGACAACATCATCTTTTGAGCGGTAAATATTTTGTGCTTTTCTTTTGGTTGCCCTAAACTGCCCTCACTCTTCCTCATCAAAGACTCTGCATCATGTTCTTCATGCTGAAATTAGCATGCACTTCCCCCTAAAACACTAAGTAAAGGGATCAAAATGTCCAAAATTTGTTTCTGGTTCTTAATTTCCACAAAATGGTTTAGTAGCTTTGCATCATGATGGCTCATTTAGTCAAGATAAAGCTTTGTATGGTGGTATTCTTCATGATGCGTAGGGTTCTTctattttttgcattttctgATTTAAGTGATACTCCATTAATTCTTAACATGTACTTGTAGGAAATTTTCCTTGGATTTCACTCTCTATTAATAGGGGTTTAAGGAGATCTCAATTCGTTCAGACTCAAAATTAGTTATTGAGATGATTAGGGCAATATTAAAGGCTAGTGTTGAAGAATAGAGTTTTACACATCTTAAAGTCTCTCATCCAGAGTAATTCAAGCACATTTGGAGAGAAGTTAACCAATCAGTAGACTTTATGGCTTCTTCACAGGCATCTAATACAGAGGTGGTGCTTTCCCCTTCGAATTCCCTGTTGGTCTTAACTCTTTAATCAAAGGGGATATGGATTTTAAGACTTATTTTCAATTATATCTCAGATTACTTTAATTTATATTGGTCTCTTGTTTTGCAGGCGCCTATCCTGCTTGTCTTTAGGAACCTCTCTCCCTCCTTTAGGTCTGTGGTGGGTGGTTGCttgtttcttgtattttttgttttcatcatAATAATATACattttacctataaaaaaaaaatgtaaaaaaaaaaaaaagaaaaagaaaaaaaaaagagttctcATATGTAAATCGTTCGAACCTCATTTTGGCCCTTCTATGTGGATCCTTTACTTTACGCCTTTGTGGGTCACTTACATGGTTCTTGGTGGGTGTCttgtaaacaaaataaaaatagaaaaaaaaaaaaatagaccttTGTTCTCTCTATTGCTGTTAGCCTATCTTCAAATCACTTAATCCTTGAGTGTCTCGCCATGCTGAAAAAGAGCTATTTGAGAGCATGACGTAGCGGATCATGGTCTACACTAATGCTCCCATGACTCTATCCCTCTCCTCCTATCAAAAGACTTCTCAACTCCTTATTTGACAAAagataaagataaaataagaaagattgACATAGGCCATACTCCCGGATAGAGAACGTCCACATTACGTGCGAATAATCTACATTTTTGTCATTATACTACTAATTAGCATATTATTTATGTAAGAATTTTCAATGTTTAGATGATTATTCCTAGCtacatattttttgtttttttggtaaattccTAGCTACATTTCAACGCATGGTAGACAAATTAATGAGCAATAGACTAGACAGCTCACATAGCAAAACTACATTGGAACATGCAAATTAATTTTCAATGTTAGAAAGTTCTCAAATGGGACCCATAATGATTTTTATTAACCAGAAAAAGACCATAATGCCCGGTGCTGATCCTGTATTGGATAGGTATTTTCACATGTGGTACTACATGCCAGCCTAAGACTACCTTCCCCCTTTAATAGAAAAGCAGCTTCAGGCAAGGGATCTGACAAGTACCTATTCATATATTAACAGTTATTATGTTCAAAGCCCATTTGCTCTTTTTTGACTATATATTGATCCTCTCTCTGAAGTATAGGAATGGCAATAGGCTGGGCAAAGTATACATCGGCAAATCGCCCCACAAGGAGCAAGTTTGtgttttttggatgaataagtAGGAAGTTGATAGTATGACAGATCTCATTAGCCTTTATgggatgtaaaataaaaataaaaataaaaataaaaataaaaaaggaaacatgtGTTGCCCTCTCGTGTGAAttttaatatatcttctcacatAATAATTAATGGGATCTATGTtgatattttttctctctttctttctcatcaTGTGGATTTCATATGAAAACGATACCATTCAACGTTCATATTCCTTCTTACACTGATCAACATTGTGAGAACAAACAATTATATTCATTCAAAATGTTGCTTGCATAGTGGATTGTCAAAATTCCTAAAAATTGCTCTTGAACTTGGAGAAAAATATTAATGCATAGAGATAAAGATGGAATCCCTTATTCAACATATTATTGGGGGTAAAAGCTCCACTAGAATTCAAATTAGGGCTGCtattatgtctatctctctcttccctttttctgaaagaACCCTCATATCTTTTTTGAATGATAttccatcatgtgatcctattgaTGCTATCCGTTAACATAGTTGATATCGACGGTATATCTAATCCACTCCCTATACCATACTtgatgtgtatatatatatatatatatatatatggatatggTATGGAAAGTTGTGACCAAAGGACCCTGACTACTTGTTAAACTCTCTAATAtattatgtttttcttcttaaaaaaaaaaaaataaaggaagaaactACTCTAAAGTGGACCTTGTCAGCCTCTTCCGTTCTAAAGTCTCAACCTGGATATTCAAGCTCATGAGCTGGTTATGCGGCTTGCCCAACCTGCTCTAAAGGTTTTTTCCTACACCTCACACCCCCCATCTCTCCAGCACgcctccacccaaaaaaaaaaacctttaacAATGAAGGGTAATACCGTAATTTGAATATTAAGCAAACAGTCTTTCtattcctctctttctccctagTCCCTACTCATTAGTTGTCTCCCTCCTACCTGTGCTGTTCAAGAAGAGAGGATAAAGCCGCCCCACTAATGATTACCTTTTATTGTTAAATTACAAACAACAGGAACATCACTTCTCGTCCTCAACATCCTTTCTCATATAATCCTATTTTACCTTCTCCCCATCTGCGATTGCCAAGCCTGACTACTTGGGGCGAAGCAAACGAACAAATGGTAAAGTCacagtaagagagagagagagagagagagagagagagagagagtctcccTTGTTATACTAGGGAGAGTGCAAACGCTGAAGAGGATAAAAAAGCTTGGTTAGAGAAATTCACATATATATTAGTGAAAGAGATTAAAAAGGAGGTGAAGAGAGATGGTGGGCTCGGAAGCATCAGATAGGAGCAAAGAAGCGGTTGGGATGATGGCCCTTCACGACACCCTCAGGACTGTCTGTCTCAATTCAGACTGGACTTACTCCGTCTTCTGGACCATTCGACCTCGCCCGTAAGTAAACAACTCCCCCTCCAATTCGTCTTCTGAATTGACTAATTTCTGTACTACATGTTTCCTTCCATTTTCGTTCCCTTCAAATGGGTTTCTCTCCTGATTGTAGGCGAAGTAGAGGTGGTCATATTTGCAAGGTCGGGGATGACAACGGCAGCTTGTGAGTACGCTTTTCCTTTACTCTTATGCTATCTAAAAAGCAGAGAGTTTTGACATGGGTTTTGCTTGTTGAGTATAATTTGGGttggattttattgttttgtgtaGGATGTTGATGTGGGAAGATGGATTTTGCCGGGGAAGAGTTGCAGATTGCCTGGAAGATAAAGATGGGGATGATCCAGTCAGAAAGGCCTTCAGCAAGATGTCTATTCAGTTGTATAATTATGGAGAAGGGTGGGTACTGGGTAGGTGTTTTCAATTTTCCCCCTTTATTTCTGTTCCCTGTTATCTCATCTCTCTATGATTTGATTGGTTGAATGGTTTGAACAGGTTAATGGGAAAGGTTGCTTCAGATAAATGTCATAAATGGGTCTTCAAAGAGCCTTCTGAATGTGAACCCAATATCTCTAATTACTGGCAGAGTTCTTTTGATGCAGTAAGTATGTGAACCTATGCTTACAGATGAAATTCAAAGATAATCTAGATTAGTTTCAGCCTCTGccactgttaagtttgtctcgaattcttgacccgttttgaagattgacccgatccgacatattttggtggcgacccgaatgggaaattttctgagagtatatatatataatgtactgttgcttgttgagagtcattgtattctagggttttcacgaagctagggtttcagggcgagttcttcctcgccgctgctagggtgtaatccttcttctgcatagtgaatcatcttcttcttcgcccgaggacgtagcacaccaccctggtgtgtgaacctcgttaaatctctgtgtcgtacggatctattgtctttctttattcgtgtttcttggtgtttgatctaacagccACTGGTTAGACACATTAGCCATCATATCCATAGATGAtatcttataattttttccttGCAGCTTCCTCCTGAATGGACTGATCAATTTAACTCAGGCATTCAGGTACGAATAGATTTTTTCATTTAACTGTtgtttggtttattttatttgcaattttagatttttccTATGAATCTCTGTTGAACAGACTATTGCTGTGATCCAAGCTGGCCATGGCCTTCTACAATTGGGTTCCTGCAAGATTGTGAGTTTCTCTCTTGTTTCCATCTAGATTTTGTGTTTTGGAACCCATTTAGACAATGAAATTTCTTTTGGGGGTAAAGAAACAATAGCATTTACTGGAACATAATATATCTATCCTCAGATACCAGAAGACCTGCACTTTGTGTTGAGGATGAGACATACCTTTGAATCTCTTGGATATCAATCTGGCTTCTACCTCTCCCAGCTCTTCTCTGCTAACAGGAAtacttccccttcttccccttcttcgaAGCAATCCCTTGCTTCAAGTCATCCTCCTGGTCCCATTTTTAACTGGAGCCAAAGGTCTCTAATGTCTGCAGCTTCTGTATTTGCTTCTCCCAATTTCCCGAACTCTTCCCAACTTGGGTTGCCACAGAATAAAGATGAAACCCATCTCTTTGATCTCCTTCCACATTCATCTAAGACCCAAATGAAGGATATGAACATGATGGCTGATCATGACTCTGACATTAAGTGGCCAAATGGGCTATCCATCTTTAATGCACTCACCGGAAAGGATGAAGATGCCGAACTTCTCTTCGGCCATGAGTGCTTAGGAAACAAGCCAAACCAACAACATCATCAACTTGTACTAGGGAGTGAGAATTCAAACCCTGCCTTAAATCTTTGTGGAAAGGCTGAAGAGTTGAAGGCCCCCTCAGAAACTTCAAATTCACAGAATCAGCAGGGGAGCAGAAGTGATAACACAGGATTTGCAAATTTCAGTGAATACTTGAGCTTGGAGAGCCATTCAAACAATGTCAAGAAGATGGAAAACAAGTTCAAGAGGAGCTTCACTTTGCCTGCAAGAATgacatcatcatcttcttccactTCTCTAGATCACCATTCACATCATCCCGTGAACTACCGGAGCTCCGAAGCCAGGATTTACTCTGATTTAATGGACACCTTCTTAGAGTGATTTTAGATTGCTTTGTATAGAGAACAAGGGTAAGATGTTGTACCTGAAAGTGAATCTGGTCATGTTCTTGTTACTTCTCTTTGCATTGATCCACAGAACTctgcctttctttttcttaatcaAGTCATACATTTTTTCCTGGAATTTCATTATGATCATGATATCAAGCTTGGAAAGGATCAGTTGATTGCTTCGAATACCAATAAGTTTGAGGTTCACTTCACCTGGGATTTTGATTTCATCTTTGTTTTGGCTCAAAGATGAGTAAggtgctttgtttttttttttttttgtggatgtGGGGTAGGGAGGGGTTAAAAGGTAAAAGAGGaatggatttcttttctttctattaaAGATTTATATTCTGGGAGAAGGGCCTTGGTTGATGCAGCCAACTAACATTCTGTAGTGTAAGCCATTAATTTAATGGTTAATTTCAGGAGACCCTTGGTTTTTGTGAACTATTGACCCTAACACTGATAGAATAGATAATTTGTAGTTTACATAACACTGAATCACCAATAGTTAATTGTATAGTCCCTAGGTGTCAGTTAACTAATCATCCTGAACTTACAACGATCCAGGTGATGAAGACACCAAAAAGTTTTCCATCTCCAAATTCGAAAAATTCTGAATCATGACCTTTGATTAAACAAAGAAACAATGACGaggtcttttttattttttattattattatttttattactaATTAATTTATCCACTACATCGAAGATAAACAGATTTACAGTAATCTAAATACAAGAGAGGTAAAAGAGGCCCAAAAACCCTGGCCTTGAGAAATGGCACCATGCGAAGCCAGCTTGTCAGCAATAGAATTTCCCTCGCGCAAAATGTGATGAAAGGAAAGATGCTCAAATTGAGTAGCAAAATGTCAACAGTTCTCAATGATATTCCGAATCCTCCACAAGATAGATGTACTTGATTTATTGAGAATATTAATAATAGCCAGATGTTCCCCTTCAACGATAAGAGAACGATGACCTTGATGAACTGCCACCAGCAAGGTACACAAGATCACCAAAGCCTCTGCAACCCGCCGAATGAGCCAAGCCAACCCCTGCCGAGAAACCACAATGAAATTGACCAGAGTGATCACGAAAGACTCCGCCAATGCTAGTCAATCCTGGATTACAGCTAGAGGAGGCTCCATCAACATTAACTTTTACCATTGGAGGAGGAGGGAAATCCCATTGCACTTGGGAGATCCTCCTGCTCGTGGGTGCTATCGCAAAAGAGAACTGATTGGTGAGAACAAAAGCCTTATTGAGAATACCACCGGGAGTTAAATGACTAACACGAAACACTACATCTAAAAATCCTATTTGAGTTGCCAAAGAATGTTAAGTGCCAGCGATAGTCGAAGTTGGAGGTGTCGAGATTTGGTTGAATGCTTTAAAAGATCTATTAGACTTGAGGGGTAATAGGTCCATTGGGTAACAGAAGAGAACCCCACCAAACCCCAAACAGATTGTGCTAGGATGCAGTTAAAGAGGATATGGCGATCATTAAGACCAATTTCATTGCACCAAGGACATGTGTTGGGAATAGAAAATCCACGTGAACATAGAAGAGCTGGGGTTGGTGGTTGACCACGTAAAAGTTTCCAATTGAAGAATTGGATTTTGGGAATGGTATAGGTGTGCCACAGTTTCAGCCGAATAGGATTTGGAGCATCGCAAGCTGTGCCCAATGCTATACAATACGCTGAGGAGATAGTAAACAAACCTGAAGCCGTTCTTAACTAtattattttatcttgtatatcTTGAAGTGGGAGAGGAATGGATAGAATTCGCCAAGCGACATCTAGCGGCCACCATCGAAGAATAGCTGCTGATTCCAAGTGCAACTGTAGACAAATCAGTTGTGAGACCAAGCAAGGCGCTTCAGCTGGGAGAGGAAAATGTGCAAGTAATAGGGGGAAGTTGGGAATCCGGAAGTCTGTCCAAGGATTAATCCTCAACTTGAAGAAAAATGCCCTTGCAGAGAAGATCCCTAGCACCAATAATAGATTTCCACCCCCATGAGGCACTTTGCGGACAGCCTACATGTAGAAAAGTAGTTATGAGGAAATATTCTGTTTCATAAGTCGTCcccaaagagagagagttggtgAAAGTAGCTGCCAACCCTTTTTTGCAAGGAGAGCCTGATTCATAGAAGTCGACAACTTCAAATTAAGATCACCACATCTTTTTGGTTGACAAATAGAAGCCCAGCTTACTATGGGAGATGGAGTCAAGTTCTTTGTGCACTGAGGAGGGTAACTTGAAGcaagaaataaaatgatttgGAAGGGCTGAAAGAACTGATTGGATCAGTACATGCTTACCCACATAACTAAGAAATTTGGATTTCCATGTCTGAAGTCGCAAATTCACTCGTTGTATGAGGTTGTGACAGTTACTCTTACATAATTTACCAGCACCAAAAGGAACCCCTAGATAGACATCCAGTCGAGAAGTAGGCAGGACCTGAAATCGTGCTTCAATACTTCTCTTGAGGCTAGAACTTACATTAGGACTGAATTGAATCCGTGTTTTGGAGAGATTCAATTATTGACCAGAAAAGCGACAATAATCCTCCAGTAACAAAGTAAAAGAATGAAGTTCTGAGGAAGTTGCTTCGCCAAATAGAATCAAATCATCCGTGAAGGCCATGTGTGATATGGATTCGCCACCATGAGCGACTTTGATTCCTTGCAGCTGAGCCTGATGGAGTGCAATTGCCAAATGGGAGGAAAGAACTTTAACGCATAGAAAAAACaaatatgaagagagagaatcgccTTGTTGTAAGCCCCTCGAAGGCTGGAAATACAAAGTTGGAGAGCCATTAACAAGAACCGCCATATGTGGAGTAGAGACACAGAACATTATGCGAGCAACCCATTGAGGATCAAAGCCATAGCCATTCAAACATTTTTCCAAAAAGGTCCATTCCATCTGATCGTAAGCCTTATGCATGTCAAGTTTGATAGACATGAGACATGTcttaccccttttttttatacGAATCCGATGAAGCAATTCATGGCAAATTAAGACATTATCTTGAATTTGTCTCCCCTTCACGAATCCATTTTGATTAAAGGAGATAAGTTTGGATAATATAGGTTGAAGCCTCACCACCATAATCCGAGAGatgattttataaataaaattacacAGGCTTATAGGACGAAATTCACCTACGGAAGTGGGATGTTCAACCTTTGGAATAAGCACTAGGAATGTATGATTTAAGGTTGTAGTACAAGTGCCTGTGCGAAAAAAAGTTTGAACCGCCCTGATCACATCCCCTCCAATATTTGAccaatttttttgataaaagagGCCTTGATAGCCGTCAGGTCCAGGAGATTTGAGAGAGGCCATACGCATGACAGTGTTACGAATTTCCTCAACAGTGATCGGTTGAAACACTATTCGGAATACAGTCAAAATACGAATCAACCAATGGGGGCGAAGTCGTGCGATAAAGTTGAAGAAAATGTTGCAAAATTTCCGCCTCAAGATCCTCCCGTTCGGAAAGAACCAGTCCATTGACATTTAGACTACGAATCTGATTTCTACCCTTTCGATGAGAAGCTGTAATAGaaaaaaactttgaatttttaTCTCCAAAATGTAACCAATCCAATCGAGATCTTTGAAACCAGAGGAGATCCCATTGATGAATAATCCGCTGTAGGATGGCATTGTAGAGATTTTCATCAACATAACACTGATCATCACGTTGAGGAAATGGCTATAGCATGTAAAGAGTTAATATGCAATCGAATTTGAGATTCACGCCTATCAAGATTCAATCCGAAGATCAGATCGCTGGCGATTGTCCCACGTGAACGCAGCACCCTCAAATGGAAGATCGAGTAGATCTGTATCGCTCAAGAAGGTCTGAAAGTCCGAAAGCTGGGACTCTGTCAAAGGGTGTCCCCCATGTTTATCTTGTAATGTCAAGTAGGAATTCCAGTCACCACCTATAAGCCAAGGCCGTTGAGCAAAGCTTGAGAGATCTAAAAGAGAGACCCATTGTTGCTTCCTGTGTGCAGCAACACTGTTTAAATATACAAACGTGCACGTACTCTGGAAGTTTTCAGAAGAGAATGTAACCTGAGTATGAAAGCACCATGATGACTGCCATATTACAGAAAGTTGGACGGAATCCTTCCATAAAAGAGCTAATCCACCACTGCCATTAGAAGGAGGGGACACCAGCTAGTGATCAATTCCAAGAGAGCGACAAAAAGTGTTATAATAAAGCTGAGTGGCTTTAAGTTCACACAAAAAGATCAAAAGGGGCCTTTTATATACTACTAGTGAGCGGAGTTCTCACCTTGTTGAGGCTCGGCCAAGACCTCGACAGTTGAGAGATATGATACTCATGGTTCCTTGGGTGGCTGCACCCGGCCAGCCACCTCTGCCTCAGAGGAAATAGTGCGTGCTTTTTTCGTATACTCAATTTTACCAGTATCCACAGCATTAGTAAGGTCCCTAATTGCCAGACGGTGCTTGAAGAAACGAGTAGGAGAAGCAGGGAGAGAACCCACCACCACTACCGAATTGGATTGTGTCTGGATATCCATAGGGAAAGGATCAGCTGCAGCTACCGCCTTAAGCTTCATAGCATGAGGTTGGACAAGGGTGATAACAGAGGTTGAAAAAGATGGGGATATGGGCCATGTGGGGGGGCCTGCAAAGGGTGGCTACCTGCTGAACCAGAGAAAGGGGAAAAGGGGGTCATGTTGATGTTCAAATCAATACCGCTCGTACCACAACCGCGTGAGTAATAAGGAGTGATACTCTTATCATCACCCAAAGTAGGAGGAGGTGTTGCACAATAGGGCGGTCGTGAAAGGATATTCTGTGGGGCCTGCAAAAATGGTGGTTGTAATGGATATGCCCCTGGGTGCATCATGCGAGGTCCAACCGATGCTAAAGGAGTCGGGGACAGAACCTATGTGCCACAAATACCAGAAGAGACAGAGACCCCCATGCTTGTGGGAATCACATTGTTTGCAACTAGAGCTCCCAGTGAGGAATGCGGAAGCGTGATCCCATAAATGGTAGCCAGCTGAATAAAGGATTGGAGTAACTCTAGCTTGCGACGCTGGGAATAAGGGACTGTCGAACGGCTAGCAGTGTTCCATCCTTCGGAAGAGGAGCTGCCAGATGTTGGTGGAACTTTGATTGCaagaaaaatatcatcataTACCTGATAGACTTCACTCAACAAATTCTCTCGGCGCGGAGGAATCGCTGCCCTTGGAAGCAGTAGGTCATCAGCATGTCTCCGAAACTGCCAGCGCtttgagaaaattgggagatGGTTTGAAAGGGCAATCTAAACCCTTATGACCCACCTGAACACAGTTGGCGCAGAGAATGCTAGGGCGCTACTCATAATGAAACTCAACTTCGAGGGGAGCGTCAGTACTTACAGTGACCTTGGTCAATCTCAGAATATCCTGAGAGAGGAATGATAATATGTGCCGCAGGATTGTGGGTAGAACTCAACGAACCGCTCGGACATTCAGTATCTAACCATTGACCCACTTTGCTGAACACATCAGCGAGGATGTCATAATCATAAAAGATCCAATGCAGTCCAAGGAAATGCACCCATATGATAACTCTATCTGCAGCAGCTGAGGGATCCCAGGGTTGAAGAATGACAAGGTGTCCATGATACACCCATGGTTGCACAAATAATACCACATGCAGATCCCGCTCAGGGTTAAACTTGACGGTAAAACAATTCTTATTACCTTCCACCAGATGTATTTCCTCCACTCGAACAGAACGAGGTTGCCATGAGCGGGCAAACATCACTCACAACTCAACCAGGTTGAGGGTAACATCGTCACAGACCCAACCAATAAGCGAGAATCGCTGTGCATGGCTATCTGAACCTTGTGATCTACTATATGAACCAATCCTTCATCGCGAGTTGGAagatccaattttgacatatcaGAGGCTAACCGCTCCGCTATAGCAAGAGCAGCGGGGTCGATGAGAACTGGCGATGCAGTACAAACAATATTCGAGTCTGCCATGGAGAAGCTCAGAGTATACTCACAACTTGATATAGGTAAAAGATGAAGCTAGATAAGGATATCTTGAACCATATATATAGAGGGAAGATTTACGCGAGCAAGAAATCGAAACCCAAAAAAGAACCAGACGTCGACCAATAACACCAAAGACTCCTAACATGCATTGGCGATGAAGGAGGTGAACATAAATCAGGTCCAAGGAGCCATAACTTGCTAGCAGAAAGCCCTCTTTGCGACGAGGAAGTTGCCGTAAAGAGTGGAAATACGTCCTTCGAAGAGACTGAAGAGATCACCAGAGTAGAGAATAATCACATAAACAATCAGCTACAGAAAGCATTAGACCTCAAGCAAGTACCCTAGAGAATGGGTTGGAAACCAAAAGCCATCTCTTCTCTCGCGTTGATGTAGAGTTAAGAGGATGTGAAAAGACCGTTTCAGTTGTGAAAGACGGCACGCAGGAAGCAAAAACTAGAGGCGGGATAGCACACGTGATATGCTCGAAAAGAAAAGTTGGTAAACGAGGAATGATTACACATAACAGACAGTTGAAATAGTctattggcattaactttaatgagtatacaatggtgctcttatatagagattatagttattgagttatagacaaactctatgatcacatgtgggagactcaaactctaatattaatggggtaggactctgtgagtaatggacagaaagtctattatcacatgtgagagtcctattccaactctgctatctcatgaggtagtcttggactgcaagtagtctctagagtttgtgctcactgaaaatgcctacaatgtaggagaggttgttgagtgtgagtgtgactctagaggttgagttcgagtgggacgctaactatcctgatacaccccctctaggtggggatttgaatggtcgaatcagcagcttg is a genomic window of Macadamia integrifolia cultivar HAES 741 chromosome 13, SCU_Mint_v3, whole genome shotgun sequence containing:
- the LOC122059270 gene encoding protein RICE SALT SENSITIVE 3-like, encoding MVGSEASDRSKEAVGMMALHDTLRTVCLNSDWTYSVFWTIRPRPRSRGGHICKVGDDNGSLMLMWEDGFCRGRVADCLEDKDGDDPVRKAFSKMSIQLYNYGEGLMGKVASDKCHKWVFKEPSECEPNISNYWQSSFDALPPEWTDQFNSGIQTIAVIQAGHGLLQLGSCKIIPEDLHFVLRMRHTFESLGYQSGFYLSQLFSANRNTSPSSPSSKQSLASSHPPGPIFNWSQRSLMSAASVFASPNFPNSSQLGLPQNKDETHLFDLLPHSSKTQMKDMNMMADHDSDIKWPNGLSIFNALTGKDEDAELLFGHECLGNKPNQQHHQLVLGSENSNPALNLCGKAEELKAPSETSNSQNQQGSRSDNTGFANFSEYLSLESHSNNVKKMENKFKRSFTLPARMTSSSSSTSLDHHSHHPVNYRSSEARIYSDLMDTFLE